A portion of the Parcubacteria group bacterium genome contains these proteins:
- a CDS encoding penicillin-binding protein 2 yields the protein MITAPATRINLIYIFACLLAFLLLGKLFLIQIIYGEEYTERAHAQYVSPVADAFARGSIYFTRKDGTLFSAATLARGFTLAINPKELGEPVQVFQELSSVIPGLNLDVFLVKAAKKNDPYEEIKTRISEELALRVRELKLTGVGVYEEKWRFYPSAGLGAHVLGFVGYEGERLRGRYGVERYYEDTLSRIEEEVRINFFADAFAGLRETLFYESAPREGDLVLTLEPEVERFLEHSLSTLVDEWHADSGGALVINPKNGEIYAMAARPTFDPNNFSEVSSYTVFSNPLVEDVYELGSIMKPLTMAAGIDAGVVSSKETYNDKGYVVMNQARIENHDGKAHGEVSMQEVLNQSLNTGAVYVMQQLGRERFSTYMKSFGLGEETGIDLPNETHGLVDNLDSPRDIEHATASFGQGIAISPVAMVRALSALANGGVLVTPHVASRINHKFGTYNISYGGEERVLSEETSEEITRMLVRVVDEALAGGKVFLPHWSIAAKTGTAQMAEATSGGYYEDRFLHSFFGYFPAFDPQFLVFYYIVNPKGVRYASETLTHPFLETAKFLIQYYEIPPDR from the coding sequence ATGATAACAGCACCCGCGACCCGAATTAATCTCATTTATATCTTTGCTTGTCTGCTCGCATTCCTACTTTTGGGGAAGCTTTTTTTAATTCAAATTATCTATGGCGAGGAATATACTGAACGTGCCCATGCGCAATATGTCTCTCCTGTTGCCGATGCTTTTGCGCGCGGATCCATCTACTTCACAAGAAAAGACGGCACACTGTTCTCGGCGGCCACCCTTGCGCGCGGATTCACTCTCGCGATAAATCCCAAAGAGTTAGGCGAACCCGTACAGGTATTCCAAGAACTCTCCTCCGTCATTCCCGGACTTAATCTCGATGTGTTTCTCGTCAAAGCCGCCAAGAAAAATGACCCGTACGAAGAAATTAAGACGCGCATATCGGAGGAGTTGGCGCTACGTGTGCGTGAGCTTAAACTCACCGGCGTGGGTGTGTACGAGGAAAAGTGGCGCTTCTACCCCAGCGCGGGACTCGGGGCGCACGTCTTGGGCTTTGTCGGATATGAGGGAGAGAGATTGCGCGGAAGATATGGCGTCGAACGATACTACGAAGATACGCTCTCAAGGATAGAGGAGGAAGTCCGTATCAACTTTTTTGCTGACGCCTTTGCCGGACTAAGGGAGACTCTTTTCTATGAGAGTGCTCCGCGCGAAGGAGATTTGGTGCTCACCCTCGAACCAGAAGTCGAACGTTTTCTCGAACACTCACTCAGTACCCTCGTGGACGAATGGCACGCTGACTCGGGTGGTGCGCTCGTTATCAATCCGAAAAATGGAGAAATATATGCCATGGCGGCCCGACCGACATTTGACCCCAATAATTTCAGTGAGGTGTCTTCGTACACAGTGTTCTCAAATCCATTAGTCGAGGACGTTTACGAACTCGGTTCTATTATGAAGCCGCTTACCATGGCGGCTGGCATTGATGCCGGTGTCGTTTCTTCAAAGGAGACATATAATGACAAGGGCTACGTCGTTATGAACCAGGCCCGTATCGAAAATCACGATGGCAAGGCGCACGGAGAGGTCTCCATGCAAGAAGTATTGAACCAGTCTCTTAACACTGGTGCCGTGTATGTAATGCAACAGCTCGGCAGAGAACGATTTAGTACGTATATGAAGTCTTTTGGGCTAGGGGAGGAGACAGGCATTGATCTTCCCAATGAAACACATGGCCTTGTCGATAACCTAGATAGTCCCCGTGATATTGAACACGCCACAGCATCGTTCGGACAAGGTATCGCCATCTCGCCGGTCGCTATGGTGCGGGCGCTCTCTGCTCTTGCGAATGGAGGCGTTCTGGTAACTCCTCATGTGGCCTCACGCATTAATCACAAATTCGGGACGTACAACATTTCTTATGGTGGGGAAGAGCGGGTGCTTAGCGAAGAGACCTCTGAAGAGATTACCCGCATGCTTGTTCGCGTTGTGGACGAGGCGCTCGCGGGGGGGAAAGTGTTTCTTCCTCACTGGAGTATTGCCGCAAAAACAGGAACGGCACAGATGGCGGAAGCAACAAGTGGGGGGTATTATGAAGATCGTTTCCTTCACTCTTTTTTCGGCTACTTTCCCGCCTTTGATCCCCAGTTTCTTGTTTTTTACTACATCGTGAACCCCAAAGGAGTGCGCTATGCCTCCGAAACATTAACGCATCCGTTTTTGGAAACAGCTAAATTCCTGATACAGTACTACGAAATACCCCCCGACCGCTAA
- a CDS encoding rod shape-determining protein: MSFRSYHERLYRLLSNDVGIDLGTANTLLTVRGFGIVINEPSVVAVNEKTGQVVAIGSQAKQMLGRTPAHITAVRPLVDGVVSNFEVTEEMLSYFLNRVQKLSPKFIRPRVVVGVPSGITNVETRAVRDAALNAGAREVYIIEEPMAAAIGVGLPVKDPIGTMIIDIGGGTTDIAVISLGGIVRAKNLHIAGDRFNEDIISYIRNEFKILIGDRTAENIKIVIGSVIPGAAPVEAEVRGRDLVTGLPREVVITDSDIREAISASLAVLIESVKEVLESTPPEVLSDVMVRGIVLVGGGAAISGLADLLNEELSLPIHVAHDPMTAVVRGTGVVLEDMDSFQEMLLTQEEAFPPTE, translated from the coding sequence ATGTCATTTCGTTCATATCACGAACGCCTTTATCGTTTGTTGTCAAACGATGTCGGCATAGATCTTGGCACAGCAAACACGCTTCTCACCGTGCGCGGATTTGGTATTGTCATCAACGAGCCATCAGTTGTTGCGGTAAACGAAAAGACAGGGCAGGTTGTCGCAATCGGTTCTCAGGCAAAACAAATGCTTGGGCGCACTCCCGCCCACATCACCGCAGTGCGACCATTGGTAGACGGTGTGGTTTCCAATTTTGAAGTTACCGAAGAAATGCTCTCGTACTTTTTGAACCGAGTCCAAAAACTTTCCCCCAAGTTTATTCGACCTCGTGTTGTCGTCGGCGTACCTTCGGGAATTACTAACGTAGAGACTCGCGCAGTACGAGACGCCGCACTGAATGCTGGAGCACGCGAAGTGTATATTATAGAAGAACCCATGGCCGCCGCCATCGGTGTTGGCTTGCCCGTAAAGGATCCGATTGGCACCATGATTATCGATATCGGTGGCGGGACTACCGACATCGCCGTCATTTCCCTCGGAGGCATTGTTCGAGCAAAGAACCTCCATATTGCGGGAGATAGATTCAACGAAGACATCATTTCCTACATACGAAACGAGTTTAAGATTCTTATTGGCGACCGAACGGCAGAAAACATTAAAATTGTTATTGGGTCGGTCATCCCCGGGGCGGCTCCTGTTGAAGCGGAGGTACGAGGACGAGACCTTGTGACTGGCCTCCCACGCGAAGTAGTCATTACCGACTCCGATATTCGAGAGGCCATCTCGGCTTCCCTCGCCGTATTGATCGAATCGGTCAAAGAAGTTCTCGAATCGACTCCGCCCGAGGTTCTTTCTGATGTTATGGTGCGAGGCATCGTCTTGGTTGGTGGCGGTGCCGCCATTAGCGGGCTTGCCGATTTGCTAAATGAAGAGCTCTCGCTCCCCATCCACGTGGCGCACGATCCGATGACGGCGGTTGTGCGCGGAACAGGCGTCGTCTTGGAAGACATGGATTCATTTCAGGAAATGCTTTTAACACAAGAAGAAGCATTCCCCCCAACAGAGTAA
- a CDS encoding pyridoxamine 5'-phosphate oxidase family protein, with protein MNYNKRAKAIIENVMYATVASVSAEGMPWNSPVFAAYDEHFNFYWGTYRHSQKAENIRANGNVFLVIYDSTVPPGVGEGVYIKATAKELENPEEIAFAHKLLWDRRHVYWKLEHVQGNAPIRLYKAVPEKIWMNGEGEEGGMYIDTRVEVYLKD; from the coding sequence ATGAACTACAATAAACGAGCCAAAGCAATAATTGAAAACGTGATGTATGCGACCGTCGCAAGTGTTTCTGCAGAAGGAATGCCGTGGAATTCTCCTGTCTTTGCCGCATACGACGAGCACTTTAACTTTTATTGGGGCACATATCGCCACAGCCAAAAAGCAGAAAATATTAGGGCGAACGGTAATGTTTTTCTTGTTATTTATGATTCGACGGTGCCTCCTGGGGTGGGAGAGGGGGTCTATATTAAAGCCACGGCAAAGGAGTTGGAAAATCCCGAGGAAATAGCGTTTGCCCACAAGCTGTTGTGGGATCGGCGTCATGTCTATTGGAAATTAGAACATGTACAGGGCAATGCGCCCATACGGCTCTATAAGGCGGTTCCGGAAAAGATTTGGATGAACGGGGAGGGGGAAGAAGGCGGAATGTATATTGATACGAGAGTGGAGGTGTATTTGAAGGATTAG
- a CDS encoding rod shape-determining protein MreC translates to MPKSFLITVLVLVALVGAFASFSVLKDQFSRVAYAVAVPLWKGEGMFTAKAKSILSVVQSKQLLLKENARLEDEMRRLKAEMLSLFLLKKENDELRHYLGATKVDATAILAFVLVRPNRSPYDTLIVDRGGEDGLHVGDLVSAPGGVAIGTVTFVSGKTAKVTLFSSPGEKAVVEIGASALRVDAVGQGGGNFEAKLPRGIEVKKGDLVSLIEKRRIVLGIVESIKAEPADSFQILLFKLPVNIYELEWVEITKKQSLD, encoded by the coding sequence ATGCCAAAATCCTTTCTCATCACCGTTCTAGTACTCGTCGCTCTTGTTGGAGCTTTTGCGTCTTTTTCTGTGTTGAAAGATCAGTTTTCTCGGGTTGCGTATGCCGTTGCAGTTCCTCTGTGGAAAGGGGAGGGCATGTTTACAGCAAAGGCGAAGAGTATCCTCTCTGTTGTGCAAAGCAAGCAACTTCTCCTCAAAGAAAATGCACGCCTAGAAGACGAGATGCGCCGCCTAAAGGCAGAAATGCTCTCGCTCTTTCTGCTCAAGAAGGAAAATGACGAACTGCGCCACTATCTCGGGGCCACAAAGGTAGATGCTACCGCCATACTCGCGTTTGTACTTGTGCGCCCGAACCGTTCTCCGTATGACACCCTCATTGTTGATCGGGGGGGAGAAGATGGGCTTCACGTCGGTGATCTCGTAAGCGCACCGGGAGGTGTTGCGATTGGTACCGTTACTTTCGTTTCAGGAAAGACGGCGAAGGTCACGCTCTTTTCTTCTCCGGGGGAAAAAGCTGTCGTTGAGATTGGCGCGTCGGCCTTGAGGGTCGATGCGGTGGGCCAAGGGGGTGGCAACTTCGAAGCAAAATTGCCGCGCGGCATTGAGGTCAAAAAGGGTGATCTCGTTTCGCTTATAGAGAAGAGAAGAATTGTACTCGGCATAGTCGAGAGTATTAAGGCTGAACCGGCCGACTCATTCCAGATCCTCCTTTTTAAACTACCAGTAAACATATATGAACTCGAGTGGGTGGAGATCACAAAAAAACAGTCTCTCGATTAA
- the lysS gene encoding lysine--tRNA ligase, giving the protein MPLDDIRNERLKKLHLLKERGFNPYPISTRRNLSVEKATSDFDRLTGGKEVVMAGRVYSIRGQGGLLFLHFDDGTGRFQGAIKKDEVGEAPFSLFTDTVDVGDFIEIRGLLSKTMRGEKTLFVREWKMLAKSLRPLPEKWHGLKDSEERFRRRYLDLVANEESGARFKARTRVVSAIRSFLDKSGYLEVETPILQTLYGGASAEPFITHHDALDVDLYLRISDELYLKRLLIGGFPKVYEVSKNFRNEGIDVTHYPEFTMLEFYEAYSDAKKQMAFTEKLLKMLVKKVTGGTTLPFGEASIDFSKKFKRETYADVLARHALITNVFKRSLEDLKEKGRALGANIEEGDNKAKILDKIFKRSCRPKLIEPTFVTDYPAENLPLAKRNPKDETKVDAFQLYGGGIELVKAFSELNDPLDQDQRLRAQEEFRKEGDEEAQPLDLDFIEAMEYGMPPAGGVGIGIDRLVMFLTNTTNIKETILFPTMRPKK; this is encoded by the coding sequence ATGCCCCTAGACGACATACGAAACGAGCGTCTTAAGAAATTGCATCTTCTCAAAGAGCGCGGGTTCAATCCATACCCGATATCTACGCGAAGGAATCTTTCTGTCGAAAAGGCGACGAGCGATTTTGACCGTTTGACGGGGGGAAAAGAGGTCGTCATGGCCGGGCGCGTTTACTCCATACGCGGGCAAGGCGGACTCCTCTTTTTGCATTTTGATGACGGCACGGGCCGCTTCCAGGGCGCAATAAAAAAAGATGAAGTTGGCGAAGCGCCCTTTTCACTTTTTACTGACACCGTAGACGTTGGTGACTTCATTGAAATTCGAGGCCTGCTGTCGAAGACAATGCGTGGCGAGAAGACGCTCTTTGTACGGGAGTGGAAGATGCTCGCAAAAAGTCTGCGCCCCTTGCCGGAGAAGTGGCACGGCCTCAAAGACAGTGAAGAGCGCTTTAGGCGGCGGTATCTCGATCTCGTAGCAAACGAAGAATCCGGCGCACGCTTCAAGGCGAGGACAAGGGTCGTCAGCGCCATTCGGTCATTTTTAGACAAGAGCGGGTATTTGGAAGTCGAAACGCCGATTTTGCAAACACTCTACGGAGGTGCTTCCGCGGAGCCGTTTATAACACATCACGACGCGCTTGATGTTGACCTGTATCTCCGTATCTCGGACGAACTCTATCTCAAGCGTCTTCTCATCGGAGGCTTCCCTAAGGTATACGAAGTCAGCAAGAACTTTCGGAACGAGGGAATTGACGTAACGCACTATCCCGAGTTCACCATGCTCGAGTTTTATGAAGCGTACTCGGATGCAAAAAAGCAAATGGCATTTACCGAGAAGCTTTTAAAGATGCTGGTAAAGAAAGTAACCGGGGGGACGACACTGCCATTCGGAGAAGCATCCATAGACTTTTCAAAAAAGTTTAAACGCGAGACATACGCAGATGTGTTGGCGCGCCATGCTCTCATTACCAATGTCTTCAAACGCTCCCTCGAAGACCTTAAAGAGAAAGGTAGGGCGCTTGGGGCGAATATTGAGGAGGGCGACAACAAGGCGAAAATCCTCGATAAGATTTTTAAACGTTCGTGTCGCCCAAAACTCATTGAGCCGACCTTTGTAACGGACTATCCGGCAGAGAACTTGCCGCTTGCAAAAAGGAATCCAAAAGACGAAACAAAAGTCGATGCATTTCAGCTGTATGGAGGTGGTATTGAGTTGGTAAAGGCGTTTTCTGAACTGAACGATCCCTTGGATCAAGATCAGCGCCTTAGGGCGCAAGAGGAATTCAGGAAAGAGGGAGACGAAGAGGCCCAACCACTCGACCTCGACTTTATTGAAGCGATGGAGTACGGCATGCCGCCCGCGGGTGGTGTGGGAATCGGCATTGATCGGCTCGTTATGTTTTTGACTAATACGACAAACATCAAAGAAACGATTCTCTTCCCGACAATGAGGCCCAAAAAATAA
- a CDS encoding prolyl-tRNA synthetase yields the protein MRFSQLFTKTRHEAPKDEVSKNAELLLRAGFIHKEMAGVYSYLPLGFRVLKNIERIIRREMNAIGASELILTALQAESVWQKTGRWDDEAVQVWFKSRLKNDVEVGLGFTHDEQLVNLLTEYVHSYRDLPLYLYQIQTKFRNELRAKSGIMRGREFVMKDLYSFNRTEEEQDEYYAKVQEAYWNIFEACGIADKTYLTFASGGTFSKYSHEFQALSEAGEDTIYIDEERGIAVNKEVYTDEVLSDLGLTGKDLVEKKAIEVANIFKQGTKFTDPYGMSFIDEQGSKRSVIMGGYGIGVTRLMGTVVELLSDDQGIVWPEEIAPFRYHLLSLGRNEEVKKRAEKVYQLLEGAGVEVLYDDRDESTGVKFADADLIGIPNHVIVGERALEGGEGIVELKDRRTREGGYIHVDELLKV from the coding sequence ATGCGGTTTTCTCAATTGTTCACAAAAACAAGGCACGAAGCCCCCAAAGACGAAGTCTCCAAAAACGCTGAATTGCTTTTGCGCGCAGGGTTTATTCACAAAGAAATGGCGGGTGTCTACTCGTACCTCCCGCTCGGTTTTCGGGTTTTGAAAAACATCGAGCGTATCATCCGACGAGAGATGAATGCCATCGGGGCGAGTGAGCTTATTTTGACAGCACTGCAGGCGGAGTCCGTGTGGCAGAAAACGGGACGGTGGGACGATGAGGCGGTTCAAGTATGGTTCAAATCGAGACTCAAGAATGATGTCGAGGTTGGTCTAGGATTTACCCATGATGAGCAGTTGGTCAATCTGCTGACGGAGTACGTTCATTCGTACCGCGATCTACCGCTCTATCTGTATCAAATTCAGACCAAATTCAGGAACGAGCTTCGGGCAAAAAGCGGCATCATGCGCGGTCGCGAGTTTGTCATGAAAGATCTATACTCCTTCAATCGAACCGAAGAGGAGCAGGATGAGTATTACGCGAAAGTACAGGAGGCCTATTGGAATATTTTTGAGGCCTGCGGCATAGCGGACAAGACGTATCTCACCTTTGCGAGCGGCGGGACGTTTTCGAAATATTCTCATGAGTTTCAGGCGCTTTCGGAAGCGGGCGAAGACACTATTTACATTGACGAAGAACGTGGTATTGCGGTAAACAAGGAAGTGTACACCGACGAAGTACTTTCCGACTTAGGGCTTACGGGAAAAGATTTAGTCGAGAAAAAAGCAATAGAAGTCGCGAACATATTTAAACAAGGCACGAAGTTTACCGATCCGTATGGCATGTCGTTCATCGACGAGCAGGGGAGCAAGAGATCCGTCATTATGGGTGGGTACGGCATCGGTGTAACGCGACTCATGGGAACAGTAGTTGAGCTTCTGTCTGATGATCAAGGTATCGTCTGGCCGGAAGAGATAGCCCCGTTCCGATACCACCTACTTTCATTGGGGAGGAATGAAGAAGTGAAGAAGAGAGCGGAGAAGGTCTATCAACTGCTTGAAGGTGCGGGGGTAGAGGTGTTGTATGACGACCGCGACGAGAGCACAGGAGTAAAGTTTGCCGACGCCGACCTTATAGGAATCCCAAACCACGTCATCGTTGGAGAAAGGGCACTTGAAGGTGGAGAGGGGATTGTCGAGTTGAAAGATCGACGCACCAGAGAGGGTGGGTATATACACGTAGATGAGCTTTTGAAAGTTTAA
- the rsmH gene encoding 16S rRNA (cytosine(1402)-N(4))-methyltransferase RsmH: protein MAHVPVLLQESLEGLALKVGDVVLDATVGNGGHAREICARIGSEGTLVGLDLDEAALREAEKHLARTKTKVILRKSNYRNLDSVLRELGLSAIDKVLFDLGIRLEEFTESGRGFSFMKDEPLLMTYDADPPREAETAAAIVNTWAEEEIAYILAEYGDEKFAKRIARRIVERRREKHILGTYELVSIIEDSIPAHFRKGKIHPATKTFQALRIAVNDEFGAIEEGLQKALRMLTPGGRIAVISFHSGEDRIVKHIFRDLPTSEFQIITKKPIEGTPEEVRKNPRARSAKLRIIQKINA from the coding sequence ATGGCACACGTTCCTGTTCTTTTACAAGAAAGTTTAGAAGGTCTTGCCCTCAAGGTTGGCGACGTTGTCCTAGACGCGACTGTCGGCAATGGTGGCCACGCTCGAGAGATATGTGCGCGGATCGGAAGCGAAGGGACACTCGTCGGACTTGATCTTGATGAGGCGGCACTCCGAGAAGCGGAGAAGCATCTTGCTCGCACCAAGACGAAGGTCATCTTAAGGAAATCAAACTACAGAAATCTCGACTCCGTGCTCCGTGAACTTGGCTTGAGCGCAATCGACAAGGTTCTCTTCGACCTCGGGATACGCCTCGAAGAGTTCACAGAATCAGGCAGAGGATTTTCCTTCATGAAAGATGAGCCGCTCCTCATGACCTATGACGCAGACCCGCCGAGAGAGGCGGAAACAGCCGCCGCGATAGTGAATACATGGGCAGAAGAAGAGATTGCGTACATCCTTGCCGAATATGGTGACGAAAAATTTGCTAAGAGAATCGCACGTCGAATCGTCGAGCGTCGAAGAGAAAAGCATATCCTCGGCACATACGAGCTCGTCTCGATCATCGAAGACAGCATCCCCGCGCACTTTCGGAAGGGGAAGATACACCCGGCGACCAAGACCTTCCAGGCGCTCCGCATTGCGGTTAACGACGAGTTTGGAGCGATTGAGGAGGGGCTTCAAAAGGCTCTTCGCATGCTCACCCCCGGAGGACGCATTGCCGTTATCAGTTTCCACAGCGGTGAAGACCGAATCGTTAAACACATTTTCCGTGATTTACCGACATCAGAGTTTCAAATCATAACCAAAAAACCGATTGAGGGGACCCCTGAGGAGGTGCGAAAGAACCCGCGTGCGCGAAGCGCAAAGTTGCGGATTATACAAAAGATCAATGCTTAA
- the rseP gene encoding RIP metalloprotease RseP, with translation MSIVLFIAILIVLILVHEFGHFVVAKRAGIRVDEFGIGFPPKLFGKKYGETEYTVNALPFGGFVRIFGENPDEESLHGEDKGRSFVNKPKWIQAVVITAGVFSNVLLAWVLISFGLMAGLPVSEGTIPRGGVLENAQLTVISVLDNSPAAKAGLLPGDRILSLIVGGETVTKPDAKTMQSFIQAHDSAPITVAYVRNGDISLEALVTPERGVVGDLPGVGITMDVIGTVHLPFLQALWEGARMTGMLLLAIVTSFASLIASMFNGTADFSGLAGPVGIAGIVGDAADFGFVYLLSLTAFISLNLAVINLVPFPALDGGRLFFLGIEALKGSPISPRITNVAHFFGFVILIGLMLAVTYNDLVRLFS, from the coding sequence ATGTCCATTGTACTCTTTATCGCGATACTGATCGTTTTAATTCTCGTTCACGAGTTCGGGCATTTTGTTGTTGCCAAACGCGCGGGTATTCGTGTCGATGAATTTGGTATCGGATTTCCGCCCAAGCTTTTTGGCAAGAAATACGGAGAGACGGAATACACGGTGAACGCCCTCCCCTTTGGAGGTTTTGTGCGCATCTTTGGAGAAAATCCTGATGAAGAGTCACTTCATGGAGAAGATAAAGGACGAAGCTTCGTCAATAAACCAAAGTGGATACAGGCTGTTGTTATCACCGCAGGTGTTTTCTCCAACGTCCTTTTGGCTTGGGTGCTCATCTCCTTTGGCCTTATGGCGGGGCTCCCGGTCTCAGAAGGTACCATTCCGCGCGGGGGAGTCTTAGAAAATGCGCAGCTAACAGTTATCTCCGTGTTAGACAATTCTCCTGCGGCCAAAGCGGGTCTTTTGCCGGGCGATCGCATTCTTTCCCTCATCGTCGGCGGAGAGACCGTCACCAAGCCGGATGCGAAGACAATGCAGTCGTTTATTCAGGCACACGATAGTGCCCCGATTACTGTTGCGTATGTGCGAAACGGAGATATTTCTCTAGAGGCACTCGTGACACCCGAGCGTGGTGTCGTAGGCGATCTTCCCGGAGTCGGCATAACTATGGATGTGATAGGCACCGTACACCTCCCGTTTCTCCAGGCGCTGTGGGAGGGGGCAAGGATGACTGGCATGCTTCTTCTCGCAATTGTGACTTCTTTTGCCAGCCTCATCGCTTCTATGTTTAACGGCACCGCAGACTTCTCGGGCCTCGCGGGGCCAGTCGGCATAGCGGGCATCGTTGGAGATGCCGCGGATTTTGGTTTCGTCTATCTCCTCTCACTTACGGCCTTCATCTCATTAAACCTCGCAGTCATTAACCTAGTCCCTTTTCCGGCTCTCGACGGTGGGCGGCTCTTCTTTCTTGGAATCGAAGCGCTTAAAGGTTCACCAATCTCGCCCCGTATCACAAACGTCGCGCATTTCTTTGGGTTCGTCATTCTCATAGGACTTATGCTCGCGGTAACCTACAACGATCTCGTCAGATTGTTCTCCTAA
- the greA gene encoding transcription elongation factor GreA gives MEDKNYLTKEKYEELEKELLELKTVRRKEIAEKLEYAKSLGDLSENSEYQEARESQNATEERIAVLENLLKSAEIVSTHAGDTIGIGSTISIRKNGSEQTFTLVGAEEANIREGKISNRSPLGDALLGKKKGDVVVYEAPSGTMECVVLSVK, from the coding sequence ATGGAAGACAAAAACTATCTCACAAAAGAAAAATACGAAGAGCTTGAGAAAGAGCTCTTGGAGTTAAAGACTGTACGTCGAAAAGAGATTGCCGAAAAACTTGAATACGCAAAGTCACTCGGTGATCTTTCGGAGAACTCTGAATATCAGGAAGCACGTGAATCGCAAAATGCGACCGAAGAACGAATCGCGGTTCTTGAGAATCTCCTTAAGTCCGCAGAAATTGTTTCGACCCACGCGGGAGACACCATTGGCATTGGAAGTACGATTTCCATCAGAAAGAACGGCAGTGAGCAAACCTTTACACTTGTTGGTGCAGAAGAAGCAAATATACGAGAAGGCAAGATTTCCAACCGTTCCCCCTTGGGCGATGCATTGTTAGGAAAGAAAAAGGGCGATGTTGTAGTGTACGAGGCGCCGAGCGGGACAATGGAGTGTGTGGTGTTGAGCGTGAAGTAA
- the frr gene encoding ribosome recycling factor — protein sequence MAYDFSKLKSDVKKTEEWLARELSTIRTGRATSAILDSVRIESFGTKVPINHVAGVSTEDARTIRVTPWDKGQIGDIRKGIEDANLGLSLAADDQGLRVIFPDLTVERREALKRLVNTKLEEARVTLRGHRDEAWGDIQEKEKVKAISKDVKFRLKEEMEKVVKDGNEALEAMVEKKEKEISQ from the coding sequence ATGGCCTACGACTTTTCTAAACTAAAGAGTGACGTTAAAAAAACCGAGGAATGGCTTGCTCGCGAGCTTTCGACGATCCGTACGGGTCGCGCAACCTCGGCCATACTCGACAGTGTTCGTATCGAGTCTTTTGGTACAAAAGTGCCTATAAACCACGTTGCTGGAGTTTCGACGGAAGATGCGCGGACGATTCGAGTCACGCCATGGGACAAGGGACAGATTGGGGACATACGCAAGGGAATCGAGGATGCGAATCTAGGCCTCTCGCTTGCCGCGGATGACCAGGGGCTTCGTGTCATTTTTCCTGATCTTACTGTTGAGCGGAGAGAAGCTTTGAAGCGGCTCGTAAACACCAAACTCGAGGAAGCGCGTGTTACGCTTCGCGGTCACCGCGACGAGGCATGGGGTGACATTCAGGAGAAGGAAAAGGTTAAGGCTATTTCAAAAGATGTGAAATTCCGTCTGAAGGAGGAAATGGAAAAAGTCGTTAAAGACGGGAATGAGGCATTGGAGGCGATGGTAGAGAAGAAGGAAAAAGAGATATCTCAGTAA
- the mraZ gene encoding division/cell wall cluster transcriptional repressor MraZ, with protein sequence MLIGEYRHSIDAKKRLSVPVKFRKELGKKIIVTRGFDACLYVYPEKEWQGVLNKLRTLSMGQRDQRGVNRFMLGGAVDVEVDTLGRVLVPDFLKEFARLQSKVVLVGVNDHVEIWDEKTWDTYRKGIEKKADELAEKLGEIGAI encoded by the coding sequence ATGCTTATTGGCGAATACCGACACTCAATAGACGCAAAAAAACGGTTATCCGTGCCGGTAAAGTTTCGCAAGGAACTGGGAAAAAAAATCATCGTCACTCGCGGCTTTGACGCATGCCTCTATGTATATCCGGAAAAAGAATGGCAGGGAGTGCTCAACAAGCTTCGCACACTTTCGATGGGGCAGAGGGATCAACGGGGAGTGAACCGATTTATGTTAGGTGGCGCGGTAGATGTTGAAGTGGATACACTTGGACGCGTTCTGGTTCCCGATTTCCTGAAAGAATTTGCGCGGCTTCAGAGTAAGGTTGTTTTGGTGGGCGTGAACGACCACGTTGAAATCTGGGACGAAAAGACGTGGGATACCTACCGCAAGGGCATTGAGAAGAAAGCCGACGAATTGGCAGAGAAGTTGGGTGAGATAGGGGCCATTTAG